The DNA window ggagcttgtggatgacccaagtcatggtgtgagcggttgtgagcgattcaccacgacagagtatcgaagaatcaacccatagagagtacttgatccttgcgcggatcaagggaaagctacacccttgcgcgggtactccaatgaggactagtggggactggcgactctccgatacctcagaaaaacatcgccgcgttgctctccctctctttagtttgagcatttacatttgagcaattcaattcatgttttTACAATCTTAGaactgccatgctagagtaggattagaatctAGAGTACaaaacttttgtgcagtagaacaatagaaacacttgtaGGCATGAGGTGATGAAATGGGttaagtgtaggacttaattattacaaaaaatttagaattagctcaattcatcCCTCTCcttttggacatcttgatcctctcagccaccaccaccgccgggtTAGGGTTCGAGCGAGGGCAAGAGAGAGGAGGAGTGCATGAGAGTGAGACTGAGGAGACGACGGAGGTAACCGAGCCATTTACTTGAGGAAAGGAAGACGGATGGATACGGTCCAGCGTATGCCACGTAAGCCTGCGAGCAGGCCCAAGCATTCAGCGGGCGTGGAGCGTGGCATATTTCAACATATGCGAAAATTGTAATGGCGTGCTTCGAGGTAGAAGAACAGTAATGGCAAATCTTAGAATTttaagaattataatggcacgaaaaaaaactaaaaaggaAACCCCCCGCGTGCGAACGGCATCTGGCACAAAAGGAAACCTCCTTCCCAATCAGCTCCAGGCGATCTCGACGCCGCCATCACCCGTGCAAACGCAGGCGGAAGAGCAGGGGGGCAGCACACTGCATCCCGCCTTCCCCTATCGTCGTCCCAGTCGTGCGGCGGGAGATCGGGACCCAGCGCGACCTGACCGCCCGAAAGTCGTGAGGGTAGAGCAACGGCCTCCCTGGTTGCGCTCCTCAGCACGCTCCCGCCCGCGTCGCGAGGAACTGAGCCGGCGCGGCGACCGCAACAACCTCGGTGAGCACCAGCGACTTCTGCTCCCTGAGTGTAGACGCTCAAGCCGTCGCGCGCGCCTCCCCTTGCCACTGCCGCCGGCGCCCTGCGTCCCCGCTGTGATTATGCGTGTCATGCGTGCGGCCCTCGCTGTGATGATGCGGGTTATGCTTGCGGCCCTCAACGTCGCGCTCTGCCCCTCACCGTTGCGCTCAGCCCTCGCGGCGGTGCGCGCGCTCGGCGGCTGCCTGCAGTCAGCCAGTGAATTCCTGCAGCCAGTCAGTAAAATTATCTCTAAATTCCTGCAGCCAGCCAGCGACTCGTTGTTAATCTTGTCCTTGCAACCGGGGATGCGGCTGATTAGCAATCTGACTTCTCCGGCCTTGGTCCTGCAGTCGTTCAACATGTGATGATTGAGTTAGTTTTGGTTTTTCTTGAGAAAATCAGGGCAGGGGAAGGGTGCGGCATAGCCTCGGCTTACTGGCTTGGGTCTGGCTGAGCGGAGTGTTCATAGACCTGACTCATTCCTGGATGTGCACCTTCTCCTCCCGTTTGTCTCATGCAGGATCTCGTGTACAACACCTGACATTAGGTGCCTGGCAGTCAGTTCGATCCAAAACTCCCGGTGTTCAGGTCATTTCGCCGTGTACTGATCAGGTCATTTCGCCGTGCACTGTTACATAGTCTCAAACTCAATTTTGCTGTAGTTAATTACTGTCAGCTTTTGTCTTAGGTAATGCAAACTAATTTGGTCATGCAGGTCTCTGACGGTTTATGATTTCATCCTAAATGAATCATAGGCCCCGTTCACTTTGGTGAAAAAACAGgtcaaaatactgttccggctgattcgttgtgagagaaaacactgttccggctgaaaaaaagaagcTGAAAACTATGGATTATAAAAGATGCGAACAGTCAGATAGTAGTTTGAAGAAGGGGCAGTTCCCTTTTAGAGTAGTTTCGGACTTCAGATGTGAATGAGTCATTTCATCCTTTCCAGTTGCATCCAATTAGTATCATAGTAACTGTAGTTTGAGATTTCCGAGTGGGAAGAAGAAGGGTAGTTCCCTTTCAAAGTAGTTTCAAACTTCAAATGTGATAAATGAGTTATTTCACATTTTCAGTCATTAATTATCTTGGTAAATTTCAGTTTTCTCTTCGTCACAAtcacaactaaaaagactaacGTGGAGACCATCGTCGTGCGACATATGTCGGGTCGTCGGTCTGCCGCGCGCCCCTGCGATCCCGCTCAGCGCCGGTAGGTGGGACCGCCCCTGCGATCCCGCTCTGCGCCGGCAGGTGGTTCCAAATACGTTGATCGGGGCTTCTCTATGGCATACGATCCGTGGCTCCAGCAACCGCCCTCGCGAGACCTCGCCCTCTCCCTCACGCCACCATCGCCGGCACAGCCGCCTCCTGCTCCCGCCGCCGACGCGCCGGTTCCTAGAGTTGCTCCGTCGCCCCGACGCCGTCGGACGCCGCCGCCTCCACGATCTGAGCATCGCCTGGAAAAGGTAACCTCGCTTGCCTCCTTCCTTTCCATTTCTCGGGAGGCACAAAACCCTAGCAGGATTCTCACCATGTATTCTCTCGGTCTCGCTGCGGTGATGGTGAAGCAGCAGGAGGATTCGTACGAGGAGGTCGGGGTACGGCACGGTGAAGGACCTGACGCTGGAGCTGGTGAGCAGAGGGCATGGCAAGGGTCCAACGCTGCCGTCCTCGACGGCGTTGTCACTCCCAGGTGAGGTTCGCTCTTGCTATCCTTTTCGTTTATCtcgactccctcccctccctcctgtGATCCCGAACTCTTCTCTTACGAGCCCGCGGGTAGAGTGGAACATTAGAATTCCCATGGTTTGAGTCGTTGTACGAGTCAGGATCTGTGATTAGGGTGTTCTGCAGATGCGATTTGGGGCGTTAAGGGTGTTTTGCGGATGCGATTTATTATAACTTTACGGCAATAGAGTTTTCCTACTGGCTTGTCCTTAGTCCTCATTGTTATACTGAAGGTCTCAGTCCAATAGTCTGAAGTCTGAACTTCTCTCCTAATCTTCAGCTGATATACTTAACATGCCATTCTGATTGTAGCTAAGGAAGTTAGCTAAATATGGTCTTATGTGTTTAGAATTTCAGGTTGAGATGTCTTATATCTAACTGCAGACATCAACTAGGTGTGGTATTAGCTAAATATGGTCGTATGTTGTTGAATTTGCTTTTTTGGTGTTACTGCCACTTGTGAAACACCATCGCAAAGTTGAACTTGGAGACACTTGGTAGGCTTTTAATTGAAGGCCAATTTGCAGATTTTATTTCAGATATAGCACAATAAACTGGCTAATTTATATATCATGCAACAGACTGACGTAGATATAGGTCAACCAAGAAAAGCATGAAACACGAGAGATGGTCAGTGCATTACTAATGTGGATGTAATTCATTCTGATGACATTCTTGTGTCAACAGAAGCTATTAGTTTGCTTTCAAGTAATGTTACTTTTATTCTTGAGATATACTGAACTTGTTtacttatcagttggaactaggACAGCTTCTGATTCTGGCATAGGAAAAGCCGTGAAGCTGCTAGGAAAAGCCGTCTAAGAAAGAAGGTAGTTTCATCTACCTGATGGTAGATAGTATTTTCCTTGTGCATGAGGACTGTATTTAGTTTCTGTTTTCTGTCTCTATGTTGAACAACTTGAGAATAGCAGGCTGAAACTTAGCCAATTGGAGCAGGAGCTCCGGCATGCTCGCCAACAGGTATCACCTTTGAATGATTTTATGGTAGCTATGTTTGTTCTAAAAAAAAAGTTCAGAAACCCTGCCCTTGTGtccaaagagaagagatcacattaTTATGAAAAAcgtgatgatgttacaacatatTACGAGAATCCATCATCAACGAAACTACTgattatatattatatttattaacAATATATTGTTGATATAATCAGTTGTTTCATCACAAACTAGATAGTGTTAGCTATTATGCCTCACCAGAAACAAGCTGCTACCATCCAGTAGTGGATTGCGTCTACAGTCTGATTGTCGTATTCTTATATAGAGTTGACAATGGGAAGACCCTTTTTACTTGGTTACTTCTATTCAAACTTGTCCTTGTTATGCTTTTTGGAGCAACAAGAACGGAAGCCAACCTCAAGCGACTGGCAGTCAGGGGCCTGCAACAGCCAGCCGCCTGCACTAATAGGTTAGTGTTGGACAATCCAACCACTGAGTCACGGACAGCAATAGCATCTCTAATGTGTAGCTAGGTGATCTACCTTTTCCAGATTTGAGCATTCAAACTCTGATTAGCATTAGCATCTAGAAATAGAAATAATCAGTGAGAAATTGTTATTTGTCGACTTCTGTGATCAGATCTTAAAAGTCTTGCAGCATTTATCCTACATCAATTCTTAGCCTGtttgtttcgtcgtaaacgatcgtggattatttactgctggctggtttggctagtttggtgtgagagaaaaatactgctccagcttataatccacgatcgtatacgatcgtataagcccagcCGAACAAGCTGTCTATCTAAAGATATAGAGTGTTGTCTGAAGGAGCTGTAGTCAAGCTGCATTTTCAAAGTTTTTTTAACTTCCTGTTGACCAGCAAAGAGTTTCATGAATAATAGTTGCATTTGTTTTCCATTTTCCAAATTTCCTGAACTTCCTGGTCTATATACATTTTTAGGTCATGCATTTTCAATGTAATTCAAATAGGATATATGGTATTCATTTATTCATATAATTTAGAGTTTCTTAGATTCACATAGTTCAAAGTTTACTAGCAAGGTGTCACGGCGTTGTGGCTAttttcccgttgcaacgcacgagcaTGTTCTCTCTGTGGAGATAATGGACATCGGAGATTTATTCctaccgatataaaacattatcttagatGCATCACAGAAAGGTCTATacaatagagtttgtgagcctacgatgACGTGCTCTCCGTGACTacgttaatttcacgaactttgcttttttttattaaatgtcactttaacatcggtatttagtttcacagtattattatcttatcatctTATCGTgctattatatttttaatataaaagtttagttgtcccatagcaacgcacgaACACGAGCCTAGTAAAGAATAAGGACAAGGATCCATAATAGTCCATTTGTAAAAGAACGCAATTCTAGCATGAACTAACTATAAaattttttattaatatttataatatcaaataagtatcattaaatttgTTATGAGATATATTTATATACTGTATTTATTtggcatcataaatattaatatttttatttatatatttagtcaaaactTTAGATATGTtaaccaatatatatatatatatatatatatatatatatatatatataattgcaTTCTCACGGTACTCATCATCCACATTCCGGGTCGTCGTGACTCGCCACTCAGGACGGAACCCATAACCTCCGGCCGCACTGCGCCTCGGAGGCCGCCGGGCCGGCGCTCAGTCAGCTCATCGTTGTCGCGCTCTCCCCCGCACCCAAACACGGCAGGTGTTCGCACCAGATCGTCCACTGCTGTGCGCACCGGCGCATCTGCGCTGCGTTCGAACGGTAATTTCTTCGAACAGCTGACATGCACGTCCTTTCCGAATTATTGTCTGTAGTTTGCCCACATGCAAGATGCAGAGATGTTTGCACACGATTTTTACACTTAGCAAACAATCAGCCTGTATTTTATTCCATTCTTGGGGAGATACAAATAAATGTTGGTACACTTTGGGATTCTGCGTCTGCACAAAAGAATCTTTACTAGCATTTAGCAAGTTCGTCTCAGTCAAAAATCAGGTCGCCGGTTGCGTAGATGTTGTAGAAGACGGTGGCGCTGAAGTAGAGCGCCGCCGTGAGGGTGAGGAAGGCCTGGAAGGACCCTAGCCACTGGACGAAGTAGCCGGTCCCGATGGTGCTAACTATGGCAGCCACCGTCCCTATGCCGTTCGTCATCCCTGTTCACGCATCAGAAGATATGTCAGATACAAAGCCTGAGCACTGCACTGATGAGGAGTGGAAGTTTACATACCGTGCAAGGATCCAGCGTATTTGGGAGCAATGTCCTGCTCGAATAAACAAGGAAAACACATTCAGTCAATTCAGAGAACAGATGGGCCAAACTAACACTTAAGAGTTCAGAAACTGGAACATTGTTCATGGAGTTGAGGTGGTATGATCACTGATCAGGCCACGAAGGAAAGGAAACATTACCTGTATATTGCAAAAGTATCCGGCTTGGCTAAAAGAACTCAAGCTCAGGGCAATGGTCATGAGAACTGCAGCAACTGATGGAGTTTGGGCAAACCTTAAGCATAGCAATGACACGCAAGGCCCCATAAAACCAATGGACTGCAGCAAAATAAGATCTGTGATGAGTGCTTTGTTTCAGGTTGTGCAAGTGATCAGTCTATTCTATGAGCAGAGCAAGGCCACAGCAAATCTCAGGCAATGCTTTTTACCTGCATAATTTTCCGAACTGGACCAATAGGGAAACCAGATTTGATCAGGAAATCTGCAGAGGCTCCTGCAACATAACCGGACATAGCCATGACTGCCCAAGGTATGGCGCTGAACCATGCTGCTTGTTTTAGATTGACGTTATAAACCTGTTGTAGGATTATGGTTAGAAACAGCTTAGAGTTCTGAGTGGTACAAATTAAAATGCCTTTGATAACATACCGTTTTGAAGTAAACAGGCATCCACGACAATAGGACAAAATAGCCCTGCATGGTATTTTGAATTTTCCATTTGTTAAAATTAGTACACGATACAATATGACCGAATTGCCATTTTTTTTGCTAATAGATCATCCTTACCCAGTTGTTGACCACATTGGCCAAAGTGATGGCCAAGAATTCAGTCTTTGAGAACAATTCCCTTAGGGATGGGAATTTACTGCCTTGGACTTTAGATCCAGTTCTTCCAGCTAGAATTAGTTGCAGCTCAGACTTGCTTATAGTACGGCTGTCAAGAGGATCGCTTTCTACATTTAACATCCATACAGAGAGCCACAAGTAACCAAGTGATGCAAAGAAGACAAATGTTCCCGAGAGGCCTATGTATGACATGATGATCGGTGTTGCTAGGAAGCTTATGACATTTCCAAGATGGAATCCACCCATGGAAATGCCAACAGCAGTGGCACGCTCATGTGTTGGGAACCACCTGTTTCATGTTCAATGTGAGATAAATCACAAACTGAAATCTTGTTCAATTACATAGGCATAAAATAGAGGGCAGTTGTTTCATTTTATATACTTTGTAGCAACTAGAATTGATATCAGTAAAAAAGAATGCAGGCAGAGAGTCCAGAAACTATGGTAAAGAGATGATGAAGGCTTGTATGTGCACTTGAAAGAATGGGTCTAGACTACAATAAACAGATTTAATTTAAACCCCAATTAGACATTCGTAATTTCTTTTCTGACTAGTTCTTTTAAGCTTCAGAGGTTAATGTTTCTTAAGCAAGGCTACCGAAAAAACGTCAATTATGAGCAAATTCAATGAGTGAAAATTGTTACTCACTTTGGTAAGAAGGTGCTCATTGTCGGAAATGCAACACCTTCTGCAAGGCCAAAGAGTGCACGTACAGCAAGCAACATGATGGTGGAGTGGGAGGCGGCCCAAGGAGTGAGAATTGTAGCCAAGGACCAGAGTGCAGCAGCACCTGCCATCACCTTCTTCCCGCCATATTTGTCTGCCAAAGCTCCTCCAACCATGGATGAGAAAACATATCCCCATAAAAACGATGACTGCAGAAATGGTGAGAATATTTAACCTCAGTGAATCAGCTTAATAGCAAGATAGCTGTGCTTGTTCAGAGCTATAGTCATGCATTGGGCATTTGGGCTTAATGATTTGAGTCTTCAGCAAATTAAAACTTATATTGAGCTTCAGGGCATACGCCACATGCAGCTTTTAGTTGACTGTTTCTATTATttatctttttcttcttcttttttgcagTACAATCTTCCTGTTCCTCGTCACCAGGTAAAATTTGACCCCCAATAACATGGACATTTCCAATAGCCCAATCATCGAATCTGAATCCTGTCTGTATCAGGAAACTTTGATGCCAATCAAGTTGCAGACCCTTCAGTACATAATTTTGGATTGCTCCAAAGAAAAGGCCTTGACTTTACCTATGCATTTGTATTCTGAAGACTAATACTACAAGCAAAGTATCTAGTATTGCTTGTTATCGCTCCTGATAAGCAGCAAAGGCAAACATCAGTTCCTATTCTCAAATTTATCGTGTTCTGGTGACGTTTTGGTAACTTGGAGCTGCTCTGCGTGGCACACGACAAGCACAAGACAGTATGAAGCtggcagaaaaaaaaaatcattgcaGTTCCGTGTGCTTCCAAAACGTATTGCTTCAGTCGTTTTCTCATGGCGTCCGGCGTTAACGTGACGATGCAGGGTTGACTTTGTTGAGCCATGGCCATGAACAGATCGTTCAAGACAACACATTTTGTTGCTCAGCGACAGGCAGCAAATGTGTTGCTTAATTTCTTGAGAAAAAAGGGGCCTTTGCTTCACTTCTACTTTTCGCCAATGCACGGAGATgaaagaggaagagggagaggagagaaggCTGTGGTAGGTGATCCACCTGGACGATGCCGACGAAGGAGCTGGACCATCCGTACTGCGCGGAGAGCGGCACGACGGCGACGGACATGACGACTCGGTCGGCGTTGCAGAGCAGCATGATGGCCGCCACCAGGGACACCACCTTGGCGCGCTCGGGGAACGCCGCCGGCACGGGTTGAACGGCGCTgctggccacggcggcggcgctggcggcggGGCGGACCCCGTCGAAGCTCGCGCTGCACATGGCGAGGACCTCCCGCCTGCCGCCCCGCCTGATGATCCTCGGTCCATCGCCGCCGAGCAAGCCGAGACCTCCGCCACCACTGATGACGACGCTGCCCCTCCCGCTGCTGCTGGCGCAGCCACCGTCGATGCCGAGCGCCAGGGACGGGGAACGTACGCGCAGCGTTCCCGAGACACCGGCTGCCCCGGCGGCCCTCGTGGATCTGTAACTGACCGGGCTCACGGCGGACTTCACGGACACACACGACCTGACCGACGCCATGGTTGGTCAAGCTTGATCCAACAACCCGCGCGTGGGAGAAGCCGAGCCCGACACACGGCAAGCAGCAAAGCAGCGGCTGCCTGGCTAGCTCTGTCTCTCAGTCTCAGAGGAGCACGGCAGGGGTCGACAAGAGCGTCGCGCGGCGAGCCAGGCCCATGGCAGTGCGGGGGCGAGCGAGCGGCGTGCGCGGGCGCGGTTGACCGGCGGTTGGGTTGGTTGGTGGGTTAAATTAGGACCACCTCGCGGGGTGACGACTGGCGAGGGTGTCGAGCCGAGGGCGGTTGGTGGCACTGCGGCAGCAGGCAGATCGGAGCGGAGGAGGAGACAAGGGAAGGGAGAGCGTGGCCGGCTTGGCAGTCACGTGGCTTAAATCGGCGAGGAGCCGTTTGGTTGGTTCTGGCAAAATGGCACTGTTGTTAGCGGTGTCGCCGTCGCCGTGTCGGGCTGGTGTTGTGGTTCCTGAGCGGAAGGACTCCGGGAAGGGTCAAGAATTGCGGGGGCGCCGTGCCGGCGACCGGCGGGAACCGCACCTACCACGGCTCGCCAGATTCGCCACCTACCCGGCCACGGCGAAAGCCAGACGATGGCTTGACGCGCTCGGACCCCGGCAGAGAATGAGCCTGCGCCGGGACCCGGAAGgcagcaacacagagactagcgaCTCGTTGACGTTTCTGGGCCGTGACATGGTGCGCGCGCGGCTGTCGTTTCGCCTTGTGATCAGCGGCACCAGAGTCCCGGGTGTTAGTTGGCGCCTTGGCGGCCCTGGACGCCGACGACCATGACCATCCTGATCACCAGTCATTAGTTTGGTGGCGCCAACACGCCGTGACACAAGTGCAGCTATGCTCGCGCCCGAAACCTATCTAGACCATTGGGGGTCTCTTACTCAGCTAGGGATTGTATCGAGTATTTTCTCTTGGCACGTACTAGCACACACCAACCCCGTCTTCCTGAAccggcctcgtcgtcgtcgcCACTCGCCCGTCCTTGTCTCCTCCAGTACATTCGCACTGACCACTGTATTTCCTCTGATGGGAAATATAAAATGCTTTTTGTAGCTTTACTAGTAACTATGGACAAACCCAACGCGGGTAGTCGAATATGTTAGCCCCACCTCTACGTAGACTTAGACCATCCACAATGTTGCCGGTGCTCGAAAATTTCTCTCTCTTCCATCTTATACAGATGCCAAAATTCTAAATATAGCCACAACGTGGGCACCGGTGTTTGGGTTGACTGTGGACCCCACCAAAAAACATCCTGTCCTTCTCCCCATCCGTCCCCTCCATTCTAGCAGACGGCGTGCTCCTCTCACCTTCCTCGTAGTTCAGGATTGAATTTTTTATGTTTCAGGCACCGTGGAACGAACCTGCCCCGATGCCAAGATTTTTTAAAACTGGGCACCGGCCACAGCGTTAAGCACTGGTGCTTGAACGCTCTCTCTCCTTCCTTGGCACCGACAAAAGCCCATACTGTGGCCAGTCTCAGATGATTTAAGGCTATTGTCCTCTCAATGGAGGCTGCCCCCACATTCTTTGTTCACCTGCATGCTACTTTTCTATCTTATTGATGTCACAACAGTGATTCTTCCCCACAATGTTTCCTCTAGCTAGTGCCTTGAACTTTTGTCAAATGAGGGTACCGCTGCCTCTGCAAGAACATGTGATAGTCTGTGGGGCTATCAATCACGGTGATTTGGACTGTTGGCTCCGACGTGGCCTCCAACGTGTCGTGTTGGGCACACCCTTAGGGCGAAGGCAATGCGTATGGATTAACTGGTCATTTTTGCGAATTGATCAACTAGTCCATATAAGTGGGGCTAAAATATTTGGGCTTTAGTTgctacaaattttttttttggcaattttAATGATGAGAGCGGTCCTAAAAATGCATCCCATCTAtctagaaataataaaaaaaatatctCTTCCAATTAATTTTTCATCTTCATGTTGCCATTGTGATCACCTTGACGAGCGATCGCCCCTCCGCATCGCACCCCTGTCTCTCTGCACTACTGCTCATTGCTCCTTACCACTCAACTGCCCGTTGCTCCTCACTGCTCCATCTCTACACCACCTATTCTTGCTCGCTTGAGGTCACTGCTCTCCATGGAAGCAGCCACCCCAAACTCTCAAAAGCATGTCGTGGTATCAAAATGAGGTATGCTCCAGTGGTGGAATCCGATGAGGAAGCGCCAACAACGGAACTTGTGGAACTGGCGACATCAAGGTTCAATAGCAGCAGCATCAAGCTTCACGGCAACGGCTTCCTTGAATTTCGACAAGCCCCTGGGTTGATAGCCAAAATTGTGTCCGatctttgtgtcaacacactgATCTGGTGTTGTCCTTTTCATCGGCGGTAACGGCGTCTTCACTGCAGTGACAAGCACCTGGATTGTTGTGTGAACTTTTCATGCATGAGTGGTTGAACGCTGGAGTTGAACTCTTCCGGCAGAGGTAGGACTTCATTAGGGCTTGTTCGTTTGCAACGGATTAATTCCATGGGGATTCATTCCGGAACCAATCTACACAGCTGTGTGCAGGGTGATTGCTAAGTTGCAGGAAGCGTCCATGGGGATTTATTCCGTTTCACGTAGTCTCCGCATGTTCTTCTGCACATAGCATCCGAACGGATTTGTTCCGGGACACTAGAGGTCAGGATTGATTCCAGGCGAGATGACTGAGTTTTTTTGCTGCATGTAGCCTCCGCAAGATCCTTAAATAGCCTATTGGTGCACACATTTTAGAAAGGAAGGTGGATTGAATCCAGGCCCACAACCGAACGAGCCCTTAGGGAAAATGTGGACCATGCCCCTCCCCTATGTTTGCGCAAACTCCATAGTAAAAGTAGTATGCTTACGTGACATACTGGTAAGTGACTACTATTGTCATTGTGTTTGCCCCTCCTGCTTTTATGTCCAAGCTCCGCCACTGTCCGGAGCTAGAAGCTTTTAAGAGCACAAACAATCctctttatataaaaatatttagcTAGCAAATTACAGTGTTTCTCTTCGATACAAAGAAATTTTTCTTTTGAACTTTGCCCACGAGCCTGGTTGGCCGCCCAGGGTGGCCGGCAGTGGCTCCCCACCACTAATTTTGGCAACTATGTGAATGAGTATGGAAATGAGTGATAAGAGTTGTTGGAAGCAATTAAGATGGGAATTTGATATATAGTTCCAACCCCTTATTTGGTTAgttgaagaaaataagagggaatTCATATCCCCTGTACGCTGTGTAGAGTTTTGAGTATTATATAACA is part of the Miscanthus floridulus cultivar M001 unplaced genomic scaffold, ASM1932011v1 fs_819_2, whole genome shotgun sequence genome and encodes:
- the LOC136533239 gene encoding probable anion transporter 2, chloroplastic; this translates as MASVRSCVSVKSAVSPVSYRSTRAAGAAGVSGTLRVRSPSLALGIDGGCASSSGRGSVVISGGGGLGLLGGDGPRIIRRGGRREVLAMCSASFDGVRPAASAAAVASSAVQPVPAAFPERAKVVSLVAAIMLLCNADRVVMSVAVVPLSAQYGWSSSFVGIVQSSFLWGYVFSSMVGGALADKYGGKKVMAGAAALWSLATILTPWAASHSTIMLLAVRALFGLAEGVAFPTMSTFLPKWFPTHERATAVGISMGGFHLGNVISFLATPIIMSYIGLSGTFVFFASLGYLWLSVWMLNVESDPLDSRTISKSELQLILAGRTGSKVQGSKFPSLRELFSKTEFLAITLANVVNNWGYFVLLSWMPVYFKTVYNVNLKQAAWFSAIPWAVMAMSGYVAGASADFLIKSGFPIGPVRKIMQSIGFMGPCVSLLCLRFAQTPSVAAVLMTIALSLSSFSQAGYFCNIQDIAPKYAGSLHGMTNGIGTVAAIVSTIGTGYFVQWLGSFQAFLTLTAALYFSATVFYNIYATGDLIFD
- the LOC136533238 gene encoding uncharacterized protein, with the protein product MANLRILRIIMARKKTKKETPRVRTASGTKGNLLPNQLQAISTPPSPVQTQAEEQGGSTLHPAFPYRRPSRAAGDRDPARPDRPKVVRVEQRPPWLRSSARSRPRREELSRRGDRNNLVFSSSQSQLKRLTWRPSSCDICRVVGLPRAPAIPLSAGRWDRPCDPALRRQVVPNTLIGASLWHTIRGSSNRPRETSPSPSRHHRRHSRLLLPPPTRRFLELLRRPDAVGRRRLHDLSIAWKSSRRIRTRRSGYGTVKDLTLELVSRGHGKGPTLPSSTALSLPVGTRTASDSGIGKAVKLLGKAV